A genome region from Clupea harengus chromosome 7, Ch_v2.0.2, whole genome shotgun sequence includes the following:
- the LOC105910595 gene encoding major histocompatibility complex class I-related gene protein-like isoform X4 yields the protein MVFHTCLDQNSKNMKQLIFLCLLFDMSSSYKTGSHSLWMMATYIEGKTPFPEFTVCMMLDDIVYAYYDSNEHKVIHRVIRQASDRIMDTEDKNFVNNFVGYVHGGMKDRASIMKNFFNHTNGIHVFQRAAGCELLDNNKPGVMISKDAYNGENVEEQYYDVDHNSLHSDWRWPNMDSKALSSAGTWQYQIIYHPNCIKFLKKHLAKIQNRVLKKVKPRVRLLQKTLTDSGGAKVTCLATGFYPRHINLTLLRDGQPVSDHQITGGELLPNGDETYQMRKSLEVSTEELQKHLFTCTAEHLSLDNKININIGSRTSPQSSYTSASSKYSNTILLPPISIQVS from the exons ATGGTTTTCCATACATGTTTGGATCAGAACAGCAAAAACATGAAGCAGCTGATATTTTTGTGCTTGTTATTTGATATGTCAAGCTCCTACAAAACAG GTTCTCACTCATTATGGATGATGGCAACATACATTGAAGGAAAGACTCCATTTCCTGAATTCACAGTCTGTATGATGTTGGATGATATAGTATATGCATACTACGACTCAAATGAACATAAAGTAATACACAGAGTCATCCGTCAGGCCTCGGACAGAATAATGGACACAGAGGATAAGAATTTTGTTAACAACTTTGTTGGATATGTACATGGTGGCATGAAAGATCGAGCATCTATTATGAAGAACTTCTTCAATCACACAAATG GTATTCATGTTTTTCAGAGAGCTGCTGGATGTGAGCTACTGGACAATAATAAACCAGGAGTAATGATTAGTAAGGATGCTTACAATGGGGAGAATGTAGAAGAACAGTATTACGATGTAGACCATAATAGTCTTCACTCAGACTGGAGGTGGCCAAATATGGACAGTAAAGCATTGTCTTCTGCGGGTACCTGGCAATACCAAATTATTTATCACCCCAACTGCATCAAATTTCTCAAAAAACATCTGGCCAAAATACAGAATCGTGTGCTGAAAAAAG TGAAGCCCAGAGTCAGGCTCCTCCAGAAGACCCTCACAGACTCTGGAGGGGCCAAAGTGACCTGCCTGGCCACTGGTTTCTACCCCCGTCACATCAACCTGACCCTGCTCAGAGACGGCCAGCCTGTGTCTGACCACCAGATCACTGGGGGGGAGCTGCTACCTAATGGAGATGAGACGTACCAGATGAGGAAGAGCCTAGAGGTCAGCACAGAGGAACTACAGAAGCACCTGTTCACCTGCACAGCTGAACACCTCAGTCTGGACAACAAGATCAATATCAACATAG gaTCAAGAACATCTCCCCAGAGCAGTTACACTAGTGCCTCTAGTAAGTATTCAAACACAATACTACTGCCTCCAATAAGTATTCAAGTTAGTTAG
- the LOC105910595 gene encoding major histocompatibility complex class I-related gene protein-like isoform X1 — MVFHTCLDQNSKNMKQLIFLCLLFDMSSSYKTGSHSLWMMATYIEGKTPFPEFTVCMMLDDIVYAYYDSNEHKVIHRVIRQASDRIMDTEDKNFVNNFVGYVHGGMKDRASIMKNFFNHTNGIHVFQRAAGCELLDNNKPGVMISKDAYNGENVEEQYYDVDHNSLHSDWRWPNMDSKALSSAGTWQYQIIYHPNCIKFLKKHLAKIQNRVLKKVKPRVRLLQKTLTDSGGAKVTCLATGFYPRHINLTLLRDGQPVSDHQITGGELLPNGDETYQMRKSLEVSTEELQKHLFTCTAEHLSLDNKININIDSKPELNDVTSVITVIVVVIGACLIVLAAAIYLMWQRKGSRTSPQSSYTSASSKYSNTILLPPISIQVS; from the exons ATGGTTTTCCATACATGTTTGGATCAGAACAGCAAAAACATGAAGCAGCTGATATTTTTGTGCTTGTTATTTGATATGTCAAGCTCCTACAAAACAG GTTCTCACTCATTATGGATGATGGCAACATACATTGAAGGAAAGACTCCATTTCCTGAATTCACAGTCTGTATGATGTTGGATGATATAGTATATGCATACTACGACTCAAATGAACATAAAGTAATACACAGAGTCATCCGTCAGGCCTCGGACAGAATAATGGACACAGAGGATAAGAATTTTGTTAACAACTTTGTTGGATATGTACATGGTGGCATGAAAGATCGAGCATCTATTATGAAGAACTTCTTCAATCACACAAATG GTATTCATGTTTTTCAGAGAGCTGCTGGATGTGAGCTACTGGACAATAATAAACCAGGAGTAATGATTAGTAAGGATGCTTACAATGGGGAGAATGTAGAAGAACAGTATTACGATGTAGACCATAATAGTCTTCACTCAGACTGGAGGTGGCCAAATATGGACAGTAAAGCATTGTCTTCTGCGGGTACCTGGCAATACCAAATTATTTATCACCCCAACTGCATCAAATTTCTCAAAAAACATCTGGCCAAAATACAGAATCGTGTGCTGAAAAAAG TGAAGCCCAGAGTCAGGCTCCTCCAGAAGACCCTCACAGACTCTGGAGGGGCCAAAGTGACCTGCCTGGCCACTGGTTTCTACCCCCGTCACATCAACCTGACCCTGCTCAGAGACGGCCAGCCTGTGTCTGACCACCAGATCACTGGGGGGGAGCTGCTACCTAATGGAGATGAGACGTACCAGATGAGGAAGAGCCTAGAGGTCAGCACAGAGGAACTACAGAAGCACCTGTTCACCTGCACAGCTGAACACCTCAGTCTGGACAACAAGATCAATATCAACATAG ACTCTAAGCCAGAGCTCAATGATGTGACCTCAGTGATTACAGTGATTGTGGTGGTGATAGGTGCATGTCTGATTGTCCTGGCAGCAGCCATTTATTTAATGTGGCAACGCAAAG gaTCAAGAACATCTCCCCAGAGCAGTTACACTAGTGCCTCTAGTAAGTATTCAAACACAATACTACTGCCTCCAATAAGTATTCAAGTTAGTTAG
- the LOC105908618 gene encoding DLA class I histocompatibility antigen, A9/A9 alpha chain-like, whose product MLQLMFFFLFCSFQISSTVKSGSHSLWTLSTLIKGDTPFPEFSVVVMLDDIQVAYYDSNENNLIYRQFKSEHEDEEQKDASFVFGNIHKDMKALFYTYQFNRTHVHTLQRLAGCELLDDDTPGRQRALNAFNGVDDSALQFNVQKKALQIEGFWQIKWSQTRKDSVEWMYTHFYSPICIKLLKNFLHMKKNDVMRKVKPRVRLLQKTLPDSGGAKVTCLATGFYPRHINLTLLRDGQPVSDHQITGGELLPNLDGTYQMRKSLEVSTEELREKHHYTCTVEHLSLDNKLDVKPDLDPGVGTVSIVIPVVVLGVALLCVVGAVVFMRRRRHRDPFMNTWMSSTACT is encoded by the exons ATGTTGcagctaatgttttttttccttttctgttcaTTCCAGATTTCCTCGACTGTGAAATCAG GCTCTCATTCTCTGTGGACTCTTTCAACTTTGATCAAAGGAGACACCCCGTTTCCAGAGTTCAGTGTGGTGGTGATGCTGGATGACATCCAGGTGGCCTACTATGATTCAAATGAGAACAACCTGATCTACAGACAATTCAAGTCAgaacatgaagatgaagagCAAAAAGATGCAAGCTTTGTATTTGGAAACATACATAAAGACATGAAAGCCTTATTCTATACATACCAGTTCAACCGTACACATG TCCATACTCTGCAGAGATTGGCTGGTTGTGAGCTACTTGATGATGACACCCCTGGTCGACAGCGAGCATTGAATGCTTTCAACGGAGTGGATGACTCAGCGTTGCAATTCAATGTGCAAAAGAAGGCTCTTCAGATTGAAGGTTTCTGGCAGATAAAGTGGAGCCAAACCAGAAAAGATTCTGTTGAGTGGATgtacacacatttttacagcCCAATCTGCATTAAACTCCTGAAGAATTTCCTCCACATGAAGAAAAATGATGTGATGAGAAAAG TGAAGCCCAGAGTCAGGCTCCTCCAGAAGACACTCCCAGACTCTGGAGGGGCCAAAGTGACCTGCCTGGCCACTGGTTTCTACCCCCGTCACATCAACCTGACCCTGCTCAGAGACGGCCAGCCTGTGTCTGACCACCAGATCACTGGGGGAGAGCTGCTACCTAATCTAGATGGAACCTACCAGATGAGGAAGAGCCTGGAGGTCAGCACAGAGGAACTAAGAGAGAAACACCATTACACCTGTACAGTCGAACACCTCAGCCTGGACAACAAACTAGATGTCAAACCAG ATCTTGATCCAGGTGTAGGCACTGTGTCCATAGTGATTCCTGTTGTAGTGCTTGGAGTTGcacttctgtgtgtggttggagctGTGGTCTTCATGCGCCGTAGAAGACACAG AGACCCCTTCATGAATACTTGGATGTCCTCGACAGCCTGCACCTGA
- the LOC105910595 gene encoding major histocompatibility complex class I-related gene protein-like isoform X5, with protein MVFHTCLDQNSKNMKQLIFLCLLFDMSSSYKTGSHSLWMMATYIEGKTPFPEFTVCMMLDDIVYAYYDSNEHKVIHRVIRQASDRIMDTEDKNFVNNFVGYVHGGMKDRASIMKNFFNHTNGIHVFQRAAGCELLDNNKPGVMISKDAYNGENVEEQYYDVDHNSLHSDWRWPNMDSKALSSAGTWQYQIIYHPNCIKFLKKHLAKIQNRVLKKVKPRVRLLQKTLTDSGGAKVTCLATGFYPRHINLTLLRDGQPVSDHQITGGELLPNGDETYQMRKSLEVSTEELQKHLFTCTAEHLSLDNKININIGSRTSPQSSYTSASSEDERGMPLEPVTS; from the exons ATGGTTTTCCATACATGTTTGGATCAGAACAGCAAAAACATGAAGCAGCTGATATTTTTGTGCTTGTTATTTGATATGTCAAGCTCCTACAAAACAG GTTCTCACTCATTATGGATGATGGCAACATACATTGAAGGAAAGACTCCATTTCCTGAATTCACAGTCTGTATGATGTTGGATGATATAGTATATGCATACTACGACTCAAATGAACATAAAGTAATACACAGAGTCATCCGTCAGGCCTCGGACAGAATAATGGACACAGAGGATAAGAATTTTGTTAACAACTTTGTTGGATATGTACATGGTGGCATGAAAGATCGAGCATCTATTATGAAGAACTTCTTCAATCACACAAATG GTATTCATGTTTTTCAGAGAGCTGCTGGATGTGAGCTACTGGACAATAATAAACCAGGAGTAATGATTAGTAAGGATGCTTACAATGGGGAGAATGTAGAAGAACAGTATTACGATGTAGACCATAATAGTCTTCACTCAGACTGGAGGTGGCCAAATATGGACAGTAAAGCATTGTCTTCTGCGGGTACCTGGCAATACCAAATTATTTATCACCCCAACTGCATCAAATTTCTCAAAAAACATCTGGCCAAAATACAGAATCGTGTGCTGAAAAAAG TGAAGCCCAGAGTCAGGCTCCTCCAGAAGACCCTCACAGACTCTGGAGGGGCCAAAGTGACCTGCCTGGCCACTGGTTTCTACCCCCGTCACATCAACCTGACCCTGCTCAGAGACGGCCAGCCTGTGTCTGACCACCAGATCACTGGGGGGGAGCTGCTACCTAATGGAGATGAGACGTACCAGATGAGGAAGAGCCTAGAGGTCAGCACAGAGGAACTACAGAAGCACCTGTTCACCTGCACAGCTGAACACCTCAGTCTGGACAACAAGATCAATATCAACATAG gaTCAAGAACATCTCCCCAGAGCAGTTACACTAGTGCCTCTA GTGAAGATGAACGTGGGATGCCCTTAGAGCCTGTCACATCCTAG
- the LOC105910595 gene encoding major histocompatibility complex class I-related gene protein-like isoform X3 encodes MMATYIEGKTPFPEFTVCMMLDDIVYAYYDSNEHKVIHRVIRQASDRIMDTEDKNFVNNFVGYVHGGMKDRASIMKNFFNHTNGIHVFQRAAGCELLDNNKPGVMISKDAYNGENVEEQYYDVDHNSLHSDWRWPNMDSKALSSAGTWQYQIIYHPNCIKFLKKHLAKIQNRVLKKVKPRVRLLQKTLTDSGGAKVTCLATGFYPRHINLTLLRDGQPVSDHQITGGELLPNGDETYQMRKSLEVSTEELQKHLFTCTAEHLSLDNKININIDSKPELNDVTSVITVIVVVIGACLIVLAAAIYLMWQRKGSRTSPQSSYTSASSKYSNTILLPPISIQVS; translated from the exons ATGATGGCAACATACATTGAAGGAAAGACTCCATTTCCTGAATTCACAGTCTGTATGATGTTGGATGATATAGTATATGCATACTACGACTCAAATGAACATAAAGTAATACACAGAGTCATCCGTCAGGCCTCGGACAGAATAATGGACACAGAGGATAAGAATTTTGTTAACAACTTTGTTGGATATGTACATGGTGGCATGAAAGATCGAGCATCTATTATGAAGAACTTCTTCAATCACACAAATG GTATTCATGTTTTTCAGAGAGCTGCTGGATGTGAGCTACTGGACAATAATAAACCAGGAGTAATGATTAGTAAGGATGCTTACAATGGGGAGAATGTAGAAGAACAGTATTACGATGTAGACCATAATAGTCTTCACTCAGACTGGAGGTGGCCAAATATGGACAGTAAAGCATTGTCTTCTGCGGGTACCTGGCAATACCAAATTATTTATCACCCCAACTGCATCAAATTTCTCAAAAAACATCTGGCCAAAATACAGAATCGTGTGCTGAAAAAAG TGAAGCCCAGAGTCAGGCTCCTCCAGAAGACCCTCACAGACTCTGGAGGGGCCAAAGTGACCTGCCTGGCCACTGGTTTCTACCCCCGTCACATCAACCTGACCCTGCTCAGAGACGGCCAGCCTGTGTCTGACCACCAGATCACTGGGGGGGAGCTGCTACCTAATGGAGATGAGACGTACCAGATGAGGAAGAGCCTAGAGGTCAGCACAGAGGAACTACAGAAGCACCTGTTCACCTGCACAGCTGAACACCTCAGTCTGGACAACAAGATCAATATCAACATAG ACTCTAAGCCAGAGCTCAATGATGTGACCTCAGTGATTACAGTGATTGTGGTGGTGATAGGTGCATGTCTGATTGTCCTGGCAGCAGCCATTTATTTAATGTGGCAACGCAAAG gaTCAAGAACATCTCCCCAGAGCAGTTACACTAGTGCCTCTAGTAAGTATTCAAACACAATACTACTGCCTCCAATAAGTATTCAAGTTAGTTAG
- the LOC105910595 gene encoding major histocompatibility complex class I-related gene protein-like isoform X2 — translation MVFHTCLDQNSKNMKQLIFLCLLFDMSSSYKTGSHSLWMMATYIEGKTPFPEFTVCMMLDDIVYAYYDSNEHKVIHRVIRQASDRIMDTEDKNFVNNFVGYVHGGMKDRASIMKNFFNHTNGIHVFQRAAGCELLDNNKPGVMISKDAYNGENVEEQYYDVDHNSLHSDWRWPNMDSKALSSAGTWQYQIIYHPNCIKFLKKHLAKIQNRVLKKVKPRVRLLQKTLTDSGGAKVTCLATGFYPRHINLTLLRDGQPVSDHQITGGELLPNGDETYQMRKSLEVSTEELQKHLFTCTAEHLSLDNKININIDSKPELNDVTSVITVIVVVIGACLIVLAAAIYLMWQRKGSRTSPQSSYTSASSEDERGMPLEPVTS, via the exons ATGGTTTTCCATACATGTTTGGATCAGAACAGCAAAAACATGAAGCAGCTGATATTTTTGTGCTTGTTATTTGATATGTCAAGCTCCTACAAAACAG GTTCTCACTCATTATGGATGATGGCAACATACATTGAAGGAAAGACTCCATTTCCTGAATTCACAGTCTGTATGATGTTGGATGATATAGTATATGCATACTACGACTCAAATGAACATAAAGTAATACACAGAGTCATCCGTCAGGCCTCGGACAGAATAATGGACACAGAGGATAAGAATTTTGTTAACAACTTTGTTGGATATGTACATGGTGGCATGAAAGATCGAGCATCTATTATGAAGAACTTCTTCAATCACACAAATG GTATTCATGTTTTTCAGAGAGCTGCTGGATGTGAGCTACTGGACAATAATAAACCAGGAGTAATGATTAGTAAGGATGCTTACAATGGGGAGAATGTAGAAGAACAGTATTACGATGTAGACCATAATAGTCTTCACTCAGACTGGAGGTGGCCAAATATGGACAGTAAAGCATTGTCTTCTGCGGGTACCTGGCAATACCAAATTATTTATCACCCCAACTGCATCAAATTTCTCAAAAAACATCTGGCCAAAATACAGAATCGTGTGCTGAAAAAAG TGAAGCCCAGAGTCAGGCTCCTCCAGAAGACCCTCACAGACTCTGGAGGGGCCAAAGTGACCTGCCTGGCCACTGGTTTCTACCCCCGTCACATCAACCTGACCCTGCTCAGAGACGGCCAGCCTGTGTCTGACCACCAGATCACTGGGGGGGAGCTGCTACCTAATGGAGATGAGACGTACCAGATGAGGAAGAGCCTAGAGGTCAGCACAGAGGAACTACAGAAGCACCTGTTCACCTGCACAGCTGAACACCTCAGTCTGGACAACAAGATCAATATCAACATAG ACTCTAAGCCAGAGCTCAATGATGTGACCTCAGTGATTACAGTGATTGTGGTGGTGATAGGTGCATGTCTGATTGTCCTGGCAGCAGCCATTTATTTAATGTGGCAACGCAAAG gaTCAAGAACATCTCCCCAGAGCAGTTACACTAGTGCCTCTA GTGAAGATGAACGTGGGATGCCCTTAGAGCCTGTCACATCCTAG